The proteins below are encoded in one region of Juglans microcarpa x Juglans regia isolate MS1-56 chromosome 4D, Jm3101_v1.0, whole genome shotgun sequence:
- the LOC121261451 gene encoding uncharacterized protein LOC121261451, with product MSVAMVNSSTIMGFMKDRKTFNSCIDECFEMLDIDGNGTLSRKELRGEFHRVLSLGYYKSEPEEETNDLHEIVFKRFDEDKNGVIDRKEFMALIRELMQAMARGIGDSPVLVALEQDSLLMKAAQHELAALASMKLGSARKKSGKRSDINGLLGICLCCHKLETCN from the coding sequence ATGAGTGTAGCCATGGTTAATAGCTCGACGATAATGGGATTCATGAAAGATAGAAAGACGTTCAACAGTTGCATTGACGAATGTTTTGAGATGCTAGATATCGATGGTAACGGTACACTTTCACGAAAAGAGCTTCGTGGAGAATTCCATAGGGTTTTGTCATTGGGATACTACAAGTCGGAACCGGAAGAGGAGACCAATGATCTGCACGAAATCGTTTTCAAAAGGTTTGATGAGGATAAAAATGGGGTGATTGATCGTAAGGAATTTATGGCCCTTATCAGGGAACTTATGCAAGCCATGGCACGAGGAATTGGAGATTCGCCAGTTCTAGTGGCTCTTGAGCAAGATAGTCTGCTTATGAAGGCTGCTCAACATGAATTGGCGGCCTTGGCCAGCATGAAGCTGGGATCAGCTAGGAAAAAAAGTGGCAAAAGATCAGATATAAATGGGCTTCTGGGTATATGCCTTTGCTGTCATAAATTGGAAACTTGCAACTAG